A window from Micromonospora terminaliae encodes these proteins:
- a CDS encoding VOC family protein, which translates to MGAGREALTVGALHHVEVWVPDLAAARRSWGWLLGELGWTPYQDWPAGRSWRLGATYLVLEESPALTGRTHDRCAPGLNHLAFHAGPPAAVDRLVAAAPEHGWELLFPDRHPHAGGPQTYAAYLSDKQGYEVELVAETG; encoded by the coding sequence GCACCACGTGGAGGTGTGGGTACCCGATCTCGCCGCTGCCAGGCGTAGCTGGGGCTGGCTCCTCGGCGAGCTGGGCTGGACGCCGTACCAGGACTGGCCGGCCGGCCGGTCCTGGCGGCTCGGCGCGACGTACCTGGTCCTGGAGGAGTCACCGGCCCTCACCGGGCGCACGCACGACCGGTGCGCCCCGGGGCTCAACCACCTGGCCTTCCACGCCGGCCCGCCGGCCGCCGTGGACCGGCTGGTGGCCGCCGCGCCCGAGCACGGGTGGGAACTGCTCTTCCCGGACCGGCACCCCCACGCGGGCGGCCCGCAGACCTACGCCGCCTACCTCTCCGACAAGCAGGGGTACGAGGTCGAACTGGTCGCCGAGACCGGCTGA
- a CDS encoding DUF2550 domain-containing protein — protein sequence MEIVEGIGIGVAVILVALLILFIRRALFTRSGGIIRLSVRVSTILDGRGWSPGFGRFVGDELRWYRMFSFALRPKRVLSRKTLAVERRRLPEGQERLSMPADWVIVRCTSNHAPVEIAMARSTVTGFLSWLEAAPPGAVSPRLASQDWPAA from the coding sequence ATGGAGATCGTGGAAGGGATCGGAATCGGCGTCGCGGTCATTCTCGTGGCGCTTCTGATCCTCTTCATCCGGCGGGCCCTGTTCACCCGCAGCGGAGGCATCATCCGGCTCAGCGTCCGGGTCTCCACGATTCTCGACGGCCGAGGCTGGTCACCCGGCTTCGGCCGTTTCGTCGGCGACGAGCTCCGCTGGTACCGCATGTTCAGCTTCGCCCTGCGTCCCAAGCGGGTGCTCTCCCGTAAGACGCTGGCCGTGGAGCGGCGCCGGCTGCCCGAGGGCCAGGAACGGCTCTCCATGCCGGCCGACTGGGTGATCGTGCGGTGTACCAGCAACCACGCCCCGGTCGAGATCGCCATGGCACGGTCCACGGTCACCGGCTTCCTCTCCTGGCTCGAGGCCGCCCCACCCGGGGCGGTCTCGCCGCGTCTGGCCTCCCAGGACTGGCCCGCCGCCTGA
- a CDS encoding F0F1 ATP synthase subunit epsilon — protein MAQQLHVELVAVEEKVWSGEAEMVVARTTEGELGVLPGHAPLLGQLAEPSQVRIKQAGGEQLAYDVAGGFLSVTGEGVTVLAESATPATPAR, from the coding sequence GTGGCACAGCAGCTTCACGTCGAGCTCGTAGCCGTCGAGGAGAAGGTCTGGTCCGGCGAGGCCGAGATGGTCGTCGCCCGGACGACCGAAGGTGAGCTGGGTGTGCTGCCGGGGCATGCGCCCCTGCTCGGCCAGCTCGCGGAGCCCAGCCAGGTACGCATCAAGCAGGCCGGCGGCGAGCAGCTCGCGTACGACGTGGCGGGCGGGTTCCTGTCGGTGACCGGTGAGGGCGTGACCGTCCTCGCCGAGAGCGCCACCCCGGCCACCCCGGCGCGCTGA
- a CDS encoding LCP family protein — translation MGEAGTDRGKRGLWRGVPRWARVCTILGVVMMVLSGSVLVGYHALVARYEGAVGKGDLFGDQAAGAKEKKSDIKGPLNILLVGVDPRNAKARPLADSIMVLHVPAGMDRGYLFSLPRDLRVEIPEFPKAGYGGGTDRINAAMSHGSVVAGQNPSAAQGFELLAKTVQQVTGIERFDAGAIINFTGFKKIVDAMGGVDMYIERDVKSEHLQPDGTPRQLKPGGGGYLGPQAEYKKGNAHLKGWQALDYVRQRYPKNGVPDADYGRQRHQQQFIKAMVSQAFSADVVANPVKLDRVLRAAGQSLVFNGRGNSVVDFALALKGIRADSIETIKLPGGPVETSRGYQGERLLPAADDFFAALRNEQLDAFLLEHPDFKQKSK, via the coding sequence GTGGGTGAGGCCGGCACGGACCGCGGCAAGCGGGGCCTGTGGCGTGGCGTGCCGCGATGGGCGCGGGTCTGCACCATTCTCGGCGTCGTCATGATGGTGCTCAGCGGCTCGGTGCTGGTCGGCTACCACGCGCTGGTCGCCCGCTACGAGGGCGCGGTCGGCAAGGGCGACCTCTTCGGCGACCAGGCAGCCGGGGCCAAGGAGAAGAAGAGCGACATCAAGGGCCCGCTGAACATCCTGCTGGTGGGCGTGGACCCGCGCAACGCGAAGGCCCGCCCGCTCGCCGACTCGATCATGGTCCTGCACGTGCCGGCCGGCATGGACCGCGGCTACCTCTTCTCGCTCCCGCGCGACCTGCGGGTGGAGATCCCCGAGTTTCCCAAGGCCGGCTACGGGGGCGGCACCGACCGGATCAACGCCGCCATGTCGCACGGCAGCGTGGTGGCCGGGCAGAACCCGAGCGCGGCACAGGGCTTCGAGCTGCTCGCCAAGACCGTGCAGCAGGTCACCGGGATCGAGCGCTTCGACGCCGGGGCGATCATCAACTTCACCGGCTTCAAGAAGATCGTCGACGCCATGGGCGGCGTCGACATGTACATCGAGCGGGACGTCAAGTCCGAGCACCTGCAGCCGGACGGCACGCCGCGCCAGCTCAAGCCGGGCGGCGGGGGCTACCTCGGCCCGCAGGCCGAATACAAGAAGGGCAACGCCCACCTCAAGGGCTGGCAGGCGCTGGACTACGTCCGGCAGCGCTACCCGAAGAACGGCGTGCCGGACGCCGACTACGGCCGGCAGCGGCACCAGCAGCAGTTCATCAAGGCGATGGTGAGCCAGGCGTTCAGCGCCGACGTGGTGGCCAACCCCGTAAAGCTGGACCGGGTGCTCCGCGCGGCCGGCCAGTCGCTGGTCTTCAACGGCCGGGGCAACAGCGTGGTCGACTTCGCCCTCGCCCTGAAGGGCATCCGGGCCGACTCGATCGAGACCATCAAGCTGCCCGGCGGCCCGGTCGAGACCAGCCGGGGATACCAGGGGGAACGCCTGCTCCCGGCCGCGGACGACTTCTTCGCGGCGCTGCGCAACGAGCAGCTCGACGCGTTCCTGCTGGAGCACCCCGACTTCAAGCAGAAGAGCAAGTAG
- the atpD gene encoding F0F1 ATP synthase subunit beta, giving the protein MTAPVETKTATGRVVRVIGPVVDAEFPRDAMPDLFNALHVDVTLSGGEKTLTLEVAQHLGDNVVRAISMQPTDGLVRGSEVRDTGSPITVPVGDAVKGHVFNAIGEVLNLTEGETLEADDRWQIHRKAPAFADLEPKTEMLETGIKVIDLLAPYVKGGKIGLFGGAGVGKTVLIQEMITRVARNFGGTSVFAGVGERTREGNDLIAEMTESGVIDKTALVYGQMDEPPGTRLRVALSALTMAEYFRDVKKQEVLLFIDNIFRFTQAGSEVSTLLGRMPSAVGYQPTLADEMGELQERITSVRGQAITSMQAIYVPADDYTDPAPATTFAHLDATTNLERSISDKGIYPAVDPLASSSRILAPDFVGAEHFAVATEVKRILQRYKDLQDIIAILGIEELSEEDKVTVGRARRIERFLSQNTYAAEQFTGVPGSTVPIKETIEAFKKISEGEYDHFPEQAFFMCGGLEDLEKKAKELMEG; this is encoded by the coding sequence ATGACTGCCCCAGTAGAGACCAAGACGGCCACGGGTCGCGTGGTCCGGGTCATCGGCCCGGTCGTCGACGCCGAGTTCCCGCGCGACGCCATGCCGGACCTGTTCAACGCCCTGCACGTGGACGTGACGCTCTCCGGCGGCGAGAAGACGCTGACCCTCGAGGTCGCCCAGCACCTGGGTGACAACGTGGTCCGCGCCATCTCGATGCAGCCGACCGACGGCCTGGTCCGCGGCTCCGAGGTCCGGGACACCGGCTCGCCGATCACCGTTCCGGTGGGCGACGCGGTCAAGGGCCACGTGTTCAACGCGATCGGCGAGGTCCTCAACCTCACCGAGGGCGAGACGCTCGAGGCGGACGACCGCTGGCAGATCCACCGCAAGGCCCCGGCCTTCGCGGACCTGGAGCCGAAGACCGAGATGCTGGAGACCGGCATCAAGGTCATCGACCTGCTCGCCCCGTACGTCAAGGGCGGCAAGATCGGCCTGTTCGGCGGCGCGGGCGTGGGCAAGACGGTGCTCATCCAGGAGATGATCACCCGCGTGGCCCGGAACTTCGGTGGTACCTCGGTCTTCGCCGGCGTGGGTGAGCGCACCCGTGAGGGCAACGACCTCATCGCCGAGATGACCGAGTCCGGCGTCATCGACAAGACCGCTCTGGTCTACGGCCAGATGGACGAGCCGCCGGGCACCCGGCTGCGGGTCGCTCTCTCCGCGCTGACCATGGCGGAGTACTTCCGCGACGTGAAGAAGCAGGAGGTGCTGCTCTTCATCGACAACATCTTCCGCTTCACCCAGGCCGGTTCCGAGGTCTCCACGCTGCTCGGCCGCATGCCGAGCGCGGTGGGTTACCAGCCGACCCTGGCCGACGAGATGGGCGAGCTCCAGGAGCGGATCACCTCCGTCCGGGGCCAGGCCATCACCTCGATGCAGGCGATCTACGTGCCCGCGGACGACTACACCGACCCGGCGCCGGCCACCACGTTCGCCCACCTGGACGCGACCACCAACCTGGAGCGGTCGATCTCCGACAAGGGCATCTACCCGGCCGTGGACCCGCTGGCGTCCTCGTCCCGGATCCTCGCCCCGGATTTCGTCGGCGCCGAGCACTTCGCGGTCGCCACCGAGGTGAAGCGGATCCTGCAGCGCTACAAGGACCTGCAGGACATCATCGCCATCCTCGGCATCGAGGAGCTCTCCGAGGAGGACAAGGTCACGGTGGGCCGGGCCCGCCGGATCGAGCGCTTCCTGTCGCAGAACACCTACGCCGCCGAGCAGTTCACCGGCGTGCCGGGCTCGACGGTCCCGATCAAGGAGACCATCGAGGCGTTCAAGAAGATCAGCGAGGGCGAGTACGACCACTTCCCCGAGCAGGCGTTCTTCATGTGCGGCGGTCTGGAGGACCTCGAGAAGAAGGCCAAGGAGCTGATGGAGGGCTGA
- a CDS encoding F0F1 ATP synthase subunit gamma: protein MAAQVRVLRQRIRSAKSMKKITKAMELVATSRIAKAQARVAASLPYAQAITGVLTALASNARIDHPLLTPRERVRRAGVLLVTADRGLAGGYSTNAIRTAESLIARLREDGKEPVLYVVGRKGVTYYRFRNRDIAASWTGFSEQPGFSDAREVGETLIKAFTAGADDAEGQAGADGILGIDELHIVYTEFKSLMTQTPVAKIIGPMQVEDRPRSEGLLPAYEFEPEAEALLDALLPKYINTRIYAALLESAASESAARRRAMKSATDNAEEMIEKYTREMNSARQAGITQEISEIVGGANALAASGSEV from the coding sequence ATGGCCGCGCAGGTTCGCGTTCTTCGTCAACGGATCCGCTCGGCGAAGTCGATGAAGAAGATCACCAAGGCGATGGAGCTCGTCGCGACGAGCCGTATCGCCAAGGCCCAGGCCCGGGTGGCGGCTTCGCTGCCGTACGCCCAGGCCATCACCGGCGTGCTCACGGCGCTGGCCTCGAACGCGCGGATCGACCACCCGCTGCTCACCCCGCGCGAGCGGGTGCGGCGGGCGGGCGTCCTGCTCGTCACGGCCGACCGCGGCCTGGCCGGTGGTTACAGCACCAACGCGATCCGGACCGCGGAGTCGCTGATCGCCCGGCTGCGGGAGGACGGGAAGGAACCCGTCCTCTACGTGGTTGGACGTAAGGGCGTGACGTACTACCGGTTCCGCAACCGGGACATCGCGGCCAGCTGGACGGGCTTCTCCGAGCAGCCGGGCTTCTCCGACGCCCGCGAGGTGGGCGAGACGCTGATCAAGGCGTTCACGGCCGGCGCGGACGACGCGGAGGGGCAGGCCGGGGCGGACGGGATCCTCGGCATCGACGAGTTGCACATCGTCTACACCGAGTTCAAGTCCCTGATGACCCAGACTCCGGTCGCGAAGATCATCGGCCCGATGCAGGTCGAGGACCGCCCGCGGTCCGAGGGCCTGCTGCCGGCGTACGAGTTCGAGCCGGAGGCGGAGGCGCTGCTCGACGCGCTGCTGCCGAAGTACATCAACACGCGGATCTACGCGGCGTTGCTGGAGTCGGCGGCCAGTGAGTCGGCGGCCCGTCGGCGGGCGATGAAGAGCGCCACCGACAACGCCGAAGAGATGATCGAGAAGTACACGCGCGAGATGAACTCGGCCCGCCAGGCCGGGATCACCCAGGAGATCAGCGAGATCGTCGGCGGCGCGAACGCGCTGGCCGCGTCGGGAAGTGAAGTGTGA
- the atpA gene encoding F0F1 ATP synthase subunit alpha — protein sequence MAELTISTEEIRGALERYVSSYTADVSREEVGTVSDAGDGIAHVEGLPSTMTNELLEFEDGTLGVALNLDVREIGVVVLGDFGGIEEGQRVKRTERVLSVPVGDAFLGRVVNALGQPIDGLGDIANEGYRELELQAPNVMSRQSVFEPLQTGIKAVDAMTPIGRGQRQLIIGDRKTGKTTVALDAILNQRDNWRSGDPTKQVRCIYVAVGQKASTIASIKGTLEEAGAMEYTTIVASPASDPAGFKYLAPYTGSSIGQHWMYGGKHVLIVFDDLSKQAEAYRAVSLLLRRPPGREAYPGDVFYLHSRLLERCAKLSDELGGGSMTGLPIIETKANDISAFIPTNVISITDGQIFLETDLFNQGVRPAINVGTSVSRVGGAAQVKPMRKVAGSLRLNLAQYRELEAFAAFASDLDRASRAQLDRGSRLVELLKQPNYSPYPVQEQVVSVWAGTEGKLDDIPVGEVRRFESEFLQYLRHKHEGVLAGIADNKWDDDIIGSLDSAITEFKKVFLGKEDEQRINEPAAQPMEGEENRETVTRFRDGSTDRPAES from the coding sequence ATGGCCGAGCTGACCATCTCGACGGAGGAGATCCGCGGCGCCCTGGAGCGCTACGTCTCCTCCTACACGGCCGACGTCTCCCGCGAGGAGGTCGGCACCGTCTCCGACGCCGGCGACGGCATCGCCCACGTCGAGGGTCTGCCCTCGACCATGACCAACGAGCTCCTGGAGTTCGAGGACGGCACGCTCGGCGTGGCGTTGAACCTCGACGTCCGGGAGATCGGTGTCGTCGTCCTCGGTGACTTCGGCGGGATCGAAGAGGGTCAGCGGGTCAAGCGGACCGAGCGGGTGCTCTCCGTGCCGGTCGGCGACGCCTTCCTGGGCCGCGTGGTCAACGCGCTCGGTCAGCCGATCGACGGCCTCGGCGACATCGCCAACGAGGGCTACCGCGAGCTGGAGCTCCAGGCCCCGAACGTGATGTCCCGGCAGTCGGTCTTCGAGCCGCTGCAGACCGGCATCAAGGCCGTCGACGCCATGACCCCGATCGGCCGCGGCCAGCGCCAGCTGATCATCGGTGACCGGAAGACCGGCAAGACCACGGTCGCCCTGGACGCCATCCTCAACCAGCGGGACAACTGGCGCTCCGGCGACCCGACGAAGCAGGTCCGCTGCATCTACGTCGCCGTCGGCCAGAAGGCCTCCACCATCGCCTCCATCAAGGGGACGCTGGAGGAGGCGGGCGCGATGGAGTACACGACCATCGTCGCCTCCCCGGCCTCCGACCCGGCCGGCTTCAAGTACCTTGCCCCGTACACCGGCTCGTCCATCGGCCAGCACTGGATGTACGGCGGCAAGCACGTCCTGATCGTCTTCGACGACCTGAGCAAGCAGGCCGAGGCGTACCGGGCCGTGTCGCTGCTGCTGCGCCGCCCGCCGGGCCGCGAGGCCTACCCGGGTGACGTCTTCTACCTGCACTCCCGGCTGCTGGAGCGTTGCGCCAAGCTCTCCGACGAGCTGGGCGGCGGCTCGATGACCGGTCTGCCGATCATCGAGACCAAGGCGAACGACATCTCGGCGTTCATCCCCACCAACGTCATCTCCATCACCGACGGCCAGATCTTCCTGGAGACCGACCTGTTCAACCAGGGCGTCCGGCCGGCCATCAACGTCGGCACCTCGGTCTCCCGGGTCGGTGGCGCCGCGCAGGTGAAGCCGATGCGGAAGGTGGCCGGTTCGCTCCGGCTCAACCTGGCCCAGTACCGCGAGCTCGAGGCGTTCGCCGCCTTCGCCTCCGACCTGGACCGGGCCTCCCGCGCCCAGCTGGACCGCGGTTCCCGCCTGGTCGAGCTGCTGAAGCAGCCGAACTACTCGCCGTACCCGGTGCAGGAGCAGGTCGTCTCCGTCTGGGCCGGCACCGAGGGCAAGCTGGACGACATCCCGGTGGGCGAGGTCCGTCGCTTCGAGTCGGAGTTCCTCCAGTACCTCCGGCACAAGCACGAGGGCGTCCTGGCCGGCATCGCCGACAACAAGTGGGACGACGACATCATCGGCTCGCTCGACTCGGCCATCACCGAGTTCAAGAAGGTCTTCCTGGGCAAGGAGGACGAGCAGCGGATCAACGAGCCGGCCGCGCAGCCGATGGAGGGCGAGGAGAACCGCGAGACGGTGACCCGCTTCCGCGACGGCTCGACCGACCGCCCGGCTGAGAGCTGA
- a CDS encoding F0F1 ATP synthase subunit delta has product MQAASRESYKVAADRLDEYARGAEPSAVSTAADDILSVAALLRREPRLRRALSDPARSGSDRAGLLGEMLRGKIGADALDLLASLVSGRWSAPSELLDGAERLGIEALLASADKAGELGEVEDELFRFGQVVSGSPELSNALSDQMAPAGQRATLADQLLDGKARPITGYLVGAALAGFGGRSFTGALTRLVELAADRRDRQVAYVTVAAPLSDEEERRLGARLSQMYGREVSVKQTVNPDVLGGVSVRVGSDLYDGTVLRRLNETRNALAKR; this is encoded by the coding sequence ATGCAGGCCGCCAGCCGGGAGTCGTACAAGGTCGCGGCGGACCGCCTCGACGAGTACGCCCGCGGCGCGGAGCCGTCGGCGGTGTCCACCGCCGCCGACGACATCCTCTCCGTCGCCGCCCTGCTGCGGCGCGAGCCGCGGCTGCGCCGGGCGCTCTCCGACCCGGCCCGGTCCGGGTCGGACCGGGCCGGCCTGCTCGGCGAGATGCTGCGCGGCAAGATCGGCGCCGACGCGCTCGACCTGCTCGCCTCGCTGGTCTCCGGCCGCTGGTCGGCTCCGTCGGAACTGCTCGACGGCGCCGAGCGGCTGGGCATCGAGGCGCTCCTGGCGAGCGCGGACAAGGCCGGCGAGCTGGGCGAGGTCGAGGACGAGCTGTTCCGTTTCGGGCAGGTCGTCTCCGGTTCCCCGGAGCTGTCCAACGCGCTCTCCGACCAGATGGCCCCGGCCGGGCAGCGGGCCACGCTGGCCGACCAGCTGCTCGACGGCAAGGCCCGGCCGATCACCGGTTACCTCGTCGGGGCCGCGCTGGCCGGCTTCGGGGGACGCTCCTTCACCGGGGCGCTCACCCGGCTGGTCGAGCTGGCCGCCGACCGGCGGGACCGCCAGGTCGCGTACGTGACCGTGGCGGCTCCGCTGAGTGACGAGGAGGAGCGACGCCTGGGTGCCCGCCTCTCCCAGATGTACGGTCGGGAGGTCTCCGTCAAGCAGACGGTGAACCCGGACGTGCTCGGTGGGGTGAGCGTGCGGGTCGGTTCCGACCTGTACGACGGCACCGTCCTGCGCCGCCTCAACGAGACCCGCAACGCGCTCGCGAAGCGCTGA
- a CDS encoding F0F1 ATP synthase subunit B produces the protein MYFLAAEGGEAAHNPIIPAWEEIVVGGIAFIVLCFVLMKFVFPRMEQTFQARVDAIEGGIKRAEAAQAEANQLLEQYRAQLAEARTDAAKIRDDARADAEGIRQDILAKAREESDRIIAAGKEQLAAERATIVRELRTEVGTIAVDLASRIVGESLADEARRKGTVDRFLSGLESTGAR, from the coding sequence ATGTACTTCCTCGCCGCGGAGGGTGGTGAAGCGGCCCACAACCCGATCATTCCCGCCTGGGAGGAGATCGTGGTCGGTGGCATCGCCTTCATCGTGCTCTGCTTCGTGCTGATGAAGTTCGTCTTCCCGCGCATGGAGCAGACGTTCCAGGCCCGGGTCGACGCGATCGAGGGCGGCATCAAGCGCGCCGAGGCCGCCCAGGCCGAGGCGAACCAGCTGCTCGAGCAGTACCGGGCCCAGCTCGCGGAGGCGCGTACCGACGCCGCCAAGATCCGCGACGACGCCCGGGCCGACGCCGAGGGCATCCGCCAGGACATCCTCGCCAAGGCGCGCGAGGAGTCCGACCGGATCATCGCGGCCGGCAAGGAGCAGCTCGCCGCGGAGCGGGCCACCATCGTGCGCGAGCTGCGTACCGAGGTGGGCACCATCGCGGTCGACCTGGCCAGCCGGATCGTCGGTGAGTCGCTCGCCGACGAGGCGCGCCGCAAGGGCACCGTGGACCGGTTCCTGAGCGGTCTCGAGAGCACGGGGGCCCGCTGA
- a CDS encoding ATP synthase subunit C, translating into MSILAEVTGSTAAIGYGLAAIGPGIGVGLVFSAYIQSTARQPESSRMTLPYVWIGFAVIEALALLGIAFGFIWAGTA; encoded by the coding sequence ATGAGCATCCTTGCCGAGGTAACGGGCAGCACCGCTGCCATCGGTTACGGCCTGGCCGCCATCGGCCCGGGCATCGGCGTGGGCCTGGTCTTCTCGGCCTACATCCAGTCGACGGCCCGCCAGCCGGAGTCGTCCCGGATGACCCTCCCGTACGTCTGGATCGGCTTCGCCGTCATCGAGGCCCTGGCGCTGCTCGGTATCGCCTTCGGCTTCATCTGGGCCGGCACCGCCTGA
- the atpB gene encoding F0F1 ATP synthase subunit A, which translates to MFGQANVLAAGQAEFPPSVEDFYLPSILPWGAHDNYWFTKITLMVWLAVGVLILFFLLSYRNPKLVPTKKQWFAESIYGFVRNNIAVDMIGHAGVRFAPYFTTLFCFILLTNAFAIIPFFQISPNSHIAFPAFLAVISYVMFNWIGIRHHGFAKYFKNSLIPPAPWYILPLLIPIEFFSTFLVRPFSLAVRLFANMFAGHMLLLVFTLGGFAMLSANAWLAPVSVLSWVMTIALTFLEFLVICLQAYVFTVLTASYVQGALAEEH; encoded by the coding sequence GTGTTCGGACAGGCGAACGTCCTGGCAGCGGGCCAGGCGGAATTCCCACCCAGCGTGGAGGACTTCTACCTGCCCAGCATCCTGCCCTGGGGTGCGCACGACAACTACTGGTTCACCAAGATCACGTTGATGGTCTGGCTGGCCGTCGGGGTTCTGATCCTGTTCTTCCTGCTCAGCTACCGCAACCCGAAGCTGGTGCCGACGAAGAAGCAGTGGTTCGCCGAGTCGATCTACGGCTTCGTGCGGAACAACATCGCCGTCGACATGATCGGGCACGCGGGGGTGCGGTTCGCGCCGTACTTCACCACGCTCTTCTGCTTCATCTTGCTGACGAACGCGTTCGCGATCATCCCGTTCTTCCAGATCTCGCCGAACTCGCACATCGCGTTCCCGGCCTTCCTCGCCGTGATCAGCTACGTGATGTTCAACTGGATCGGCATCCGGCACCACGGCTTCGCGAAGTACTTCAAGAACTCCCTGATCCCGCCGGCGCCCTGGTACATCCTGCCGCTGCTGATCCCCATCGAGTTCTTCTCGACGTTCCTGGTTCGGCCGTTCTCGCTGGCCGTCCGTCTCTTCGCGAACATGTTCGCCGGTCACATGCTCCTGCTGGTCTTCACGCTCGGCGGGTTCGCCATGCTCAGCGCCAACGCCTGGCTGGCCCCGGTCTCGGTGCTGTCCTGGGTGATGACGATCGCGCTGACCTTCCTCGAGTTCCTGGTGATCTGTCTGCAGGCGTACGTCTTCACGGTGCTGACCGCCAGCTACGTGCAGGGCGCGCTCGCCGAAGAGCACTGA
- a CDS encoding AtpZ/AtpI family protein codes for MAGDQKPPSAGGPGDVPSGAGQGWTALSYLIGGMLVWGFIGWLVDRWLDTGGIATGIGIVLGMAGGIILVVRRLGTPT; via the coding sequence ATGGCCGGTGACCAGAAACCCCCCAGCGCTGGCGGCCCGGGCGACGTTCCGTCCGGTGCCGGTCAGGGTTGGACCGCGCTCTCATACCTCATCGGGGGCATGCTCGTCTGGGGTTTCATCGGCTGGCTGGTCGACCGTTGGCTCGACACCGGCGGCATCGCCACCGGGATCGGGATTGTGCTCGGCATGGCCGGGGGGATCATCCTGGTCGTCCGCCGACTGGGCACGCCTACTTAG
- the glyA gene encoding serine hydroxymethyltransferase: protein MENARDTFWGPDFQQLSTADPEIAEVVLGELARLRGGLQLIASENLTSPAVLAALGSTLTNKYAEGYPGRRYYGGCAEVDRAEELGIARAKELFGAEHANLQPHSGASANLAAYAALVQPGDTVLAMDLPHGGHLTHGSRVNFSGKWFHPVGYTVRRDTELIDYDEVRDLALAHRPKLIICGATAYPRLIDFARFRAIADEVEAYLMVDAAHFIGLVAGRAIPSPVPYADVVTCTTHKVLRGPRGGMILCREPLAARIDKAVFPFTQGGPLMHAVAAKAVALREAAQPEFRAYASQVVSNAQALADGLAAEGMRPVSGGTDTHLSLIDLRETGVTGAAAEARCDAAGITLNKNAIPYDPQKPMVASGIRVGTPSVTTQGMREGEMRRIATLIARAVRTDPESPGGTDELGRIAGDVTELVGAFPAYPRG from the coding sequence GTGGAGAACGCGAGGGACACCTTCTGGGGGCCGGACTTCCAGCAGCTCAGTACCGCCGATCCGGAGATCGCCGAGGTGGTGCTGGGGGAGCTGGCCCGGCTGCGCGGCGGCCTGCAGCTGATCGCCAGCGAGAACCTCACCTCGCCGGCCGTGCTGGCCGCCCTGGGCTCCACGCTGACCAACAAGTACGCCGAGGGCTACCCGGGCCGCCGCTACTACGGCGGCTGCGCCGAGGTGGACCGGGCCGAGGAGCTGGGCATCGCCCGGGCGAAGGAGCTGTTCGGCGCCGAGCACGCCAACCTCCAGCCGCACTCCGGCGCGAGCGCCAACCTGGCCGCGTACGCCGCCCTGGTGCAGCCGGGGGACACCGTGCTGGCCATGGACCTGCCGCACGGCGGGCACCTCACCCACGGCAGCCGGGTGAACTTCTCCGGCAAGTGGTTCCACCCGGTCGGCTACACCGTCCGGCGGGACACCGAGCTGATCGACTACGACGAGGTGCGCGACCTCGCCCTGGCGCACCGGCCGAAGCTGATCATCTGCGGCGCGACGGCGTACCCGCGGCTCATCGACTTCGCCCGGTTCCGGGCGATCGCCGACGAGGTCGAGGCCTACCTCATGGTGGACGCGGCGCACTTCATCGGTCTGGTCGCCGGCCGGGCGATCCCGTCCCCGGTCCCGTACGCCGACGTGGTCACCTGCACCACCCACAAGGTGCTGCGCGGCCCGCGCGGCGGCATGATCCTCTGCCGGGAGCCGCTGGCCGCCCGGATCGACAAGGCGGTCTTCCCGTTCACCCAGGGCGGCCCGCTCATGCACGCGGTCGCCGCCAAGGCGGTCGCCCTGCGCGAGGCCGCCCAGCCCGAGTTCCGGGCGTACGCCTCCCAGGTGGTCAGCAACGCCCAGGCGCTCGCCGACGGGCTGGCCGCCGAGGGGATGCGGCCGGTCTCCGGCGGCACCGACACCCACCTGTCCCTGATCGACCTGCGCGAGACCGGGGTGACCGGGGCCGCCGCCGAGGCGCGCTGCGACGCCGCCGGCATCACGCTGAACAAGAACGCCATCCCGTACGACCCGCAGAAGCCGATGGTCGCCTCCGGCATCCGCGTCGGCACGCCGAGCGTCACCACCCAGGGCATGCGCGAGGGGGAGATGCGCCGGATCGCCACGCTGATCGCCCGCGCGGTGCGCACCGACCCGGAGTCCCCCGGGGGCACCGACGAGCTGGGCCGGATCGCCGGCGACGTGACCGAGCTGGTCGGGGCCTTCCCGGCGTACCCCCGTGGCTGA